A region from the Triticum urartu cultivar G1812 chromosome 1, Tu2.1, whole genome shotgun sequence genome encodes:
- the LOC125543898 gene encoding ATP synthase small subunit 6, mitochondrial-like, with protein sequence MKFFSAFDPWPVFFRREWGRTWPFIAGFAVTGAVITKMTAGFTEEDLKNSKFVQAHKKK encoded by the coding sequence ATGAAGTTCTTCTCGGCGTTCGACCCGTGGCCGGTGTTCTTCCGCCGGGAGTGGGGCCGCACCTGGCCCTTCATCGCCGGCTTCGCCGTCACGGGGGCCGTCATCACCAAGATGACCGCCGGCTTCACCGAGGAGGACCTCAAGAACTCCAAGTTCGTCCAGGCGCACAAGAAGAAGTAG
- the LOC125532602 gene encoding uncharacterized protein LOC125532602, with translation MTTQMQDLSQALVLSDSKFAPSFFEDSHPMSEMSPDSEVFASDSVYVPVVLVEKTSAAAVAATALKVATTKAKKDGRSKNMKWQLFKSTFVLNKMCELISSGVRTDKGFKEMHLNTVAKQVFEFCGQEVSATQVYNHLRKWRGRWIQVSKLRDLSGASWDENTCSIVLEAEHYVGHVADHPRDAEFLNTPIQNYSQMQHIFSFGLATGKHAMGSGEPLGSPMPDFPRTPDIEVLDGPDKPFDKTFDPVHDRKRKRGGLMEEEINVFYSMTEAVKEMTTAIRECKPLDIHPDLYGAVMTQDGFSDEALMAALSHLLDNKAQGVGFVAMADTHRVLWLRSWLGKHYY, from the exons ATGACCACGCAGATGCAAGATCTTAGTCAGGCCCTTGTCCTGTCCGACAGCAAGTTTGCTCCATCATTTTTCGAGGACTCGCATCCTATGTCCGAGATGTCACCTGATTCAGAGGTGTTCGCATCTGATTCTGTCTATGTGCCAGTAGTGCTCGTTGAGAAAacttctgctgctgctgttgctgccaCTGCACTCAAGGTAGCAACAACAAAGGCAAAGAAGGATGGTAGGTCGAAAAACATGAAGTGGCAGCTGTTCAAGTCCACGTTCGTGCTGAACAAGATGTGTGAGCTCATCTCTAGTGGAGTTAGGACTGACAAGGGCTTCAAGGAGATGCACTTGAACACCGTTGCGAAGCAGGTGTTCGAGTTCTGTGGGCAAGAGGTGTCTGCCACTCAGGTGTACAACCACCTAAGGAAGTGGAGAGGTCGATGGATCCAAGTGTCCAAGCTAAGAGACCTTAGCGGCGCCTCATGGGATGAGAACACTTGCTCCATAGTTTTGGAGGCAGAGCACTACGTCGGCCATGTCGCG GACCACCCAAGGGACGCTGAGTTCCTCAACACACCCATACAGAACTACAGCCAGATGCAGCACATTTTCTCCTTCGGGTTGGCAACTGGGAAGCATGCCATGGGCTCGGGGGAGCCTCTTGGTTCTCCCATGCCAGACTTCCCTAGGACCCCGGACATCGAGGTCCTTGATGGCCCTGACAAGCCCTTCGACAAGACATTTGACCCCGTCCATGATAGGAAGAGGAAGAGAGGAGGCCTGATGGAGGAGGAGATCAATGTCTTTTACAGCATGACTGAGGCGGTGAAGGAGATGACAACAGCCATCAGGGAGTGCAAGCCCCTCGACATCCACCCTGACCTGTATGGCGCTGTCATGACCCAGGATGGCTTCAGCGACGAGGCTCTCATGGCAGCTCTCAGCCACCTGCTTGACAACAAGGCCCAGGGTGTTGGGTTCGTTGCCATGGCAGACACTCACAGGGTGTtgtggctcaggagctggctggGCAAGCACTACTACTGA